In the Deinococcus ficus genome, one interval contains:
- a CDS encoding molybdopterin oxidoreductase family protein, translating to MTATAPTRDVLLTCPLDCPDACRLKVTLGAGPDGTERMLKVTGDAGHPITRGFACAKTVHYPARANHPERPLYPLRRVGRKTDAAPQFERVTWDEALDDIAARLKDLLDTRGPRSILRYNYAGTMGLREGTHVHALFRALGTPELEETICASAGTAAWAMGYGTRYSVDPQDVAHARLIVLWGINSLSTNSHLTPHMTAARKAGARIMCVDPYRNRTAAFADEHLKIKPGTDAALALGVMHELFAHGWTDDAYLAEATEGADELREAARPWTPDRTAEVTGLSADDVRAFARAIGTTRPTYIRVGYGMTRHENGGTNLRAVTLLPALTGDWRHRGGGCSLSASGAFKLNRTQLGAAHLVQPGHPSVNMNQLGDALFPDAGLGALVVYNTNPAVVAPDSGRVRAGLQRDDLLVVVLEQAMTETARLADYVLPATTFAEHADLYTSYGHHYLGYNPVTLPAPGEARPNSWVMQELARRLGVTEPSMYWTMDELLAHLLDTDHPHLSGITPERLKAEGSVRLNLPEVFLPYAHGAETPGGKVQLTPAPTYSDPHEHAGPEWPLHLITPPAHHFLNSTYGLLPNLTRAEGSEPHVLMHPEDAATHGLQDGQLGTLRSEVGEITRRIRVSDATQPGTLVLEGTWWGLSAPDGRSVNEVTAQTLTDLGGGSTFHSMRVAVTPVQAEQPDPVSAAD from the coding sequence ATGACCGCCACCGCACCCACCCGTGACGTCCTGCTCACCTGCCCGCTGGACTGCCCGGACGCCTGCCGCCTGAAGGTGACGCTGGGTGCGGGCCCGGACGGTACGGAGCGGATGCTGAAGGTCACCGGGGACGCCGGCCACCCCATCACCCGGGGCTTCGCCTGCGCGAAGACCGTGCACTACCCCGCCCGCGCCAACCACCCCGAGCGGCCCCTGTACCCCCTGCGCCGCGTGGGCCGCAAGACGGACGCCGCCCCGCAGTTCGAACGCGTCACCTGGGACGAGGCGCTGGACGACATCGCCGCCCGCCTGAAGGACCTGCTGGACACCCGCGGGCCGCGGAGCATCCTGCGGTACAACTACGCCGGCACCATGGGCCTGCGGGAAGGCACCCACGTGCACGCCCTGTTCCGCGCGCTGGGCACCCCGGAACTGGAGGAGACCATCTGCGCGTCGGCCGGCACGGCCGCCTGGGCCATGGGGTACGGCACGCGCTACAGCGTGGACCCGCAGGACGTCGCGCACGCCCGCCTGATCGTGTTGTGGGGCATCAACTCCCTGAGCACCAACAGCCACCTCACACCGCACATGACCGCCGCCCGCAAGGCCGGGGCGCGCATCATGTGCGTGGACCCCTACCGCAACCGCACCGCCGCCTTCGCCGACGAGCACCTGAAAATCAAGCCCGGCACCGACGCCGCCCTGGCCCTGGGCGTCATGCACGAACTGTTCGCCCACGGCTGGACGGACGACGCCTACCTCGCCGAGGCCACCGAGGGCGCTGACGAACTCCGCGAGGCCGCCCGCCCCTGGACGCCGGACCGCACCGCCGAGGTCACCGGCCTGAGCGCCGACGACGTCCGCGCCTTCGCCCGCGCCATAGGCACCACCCGGCCCACGTACATCCGCGTCGGGTACGGCATGACCCGCCACGAGAACGGCGGCACCAACCTCCGCGCCGTCACGCTGCTTCCCGCCCTGACCGGCGACTGGCGCCACCGGGGCGGTGGGTGCAGCCTCAGCGCCAGCGGCGCGTTCAAACTCAACCGCACGCAGCTGGGCGCCGCTCACCTCGTCCAGCCGGGGCACCCCAGCGTGAACATGAACCAGCTCGGCGACGCCCTGTTCCCGGACGCCGGGCTGGGCGCCCTGGTCGTGTACAACACCAACCCCGCCGTCGTCGCCCCGGACTCCGGCCGGGTCCGCGCCGGCCTGCAGCGGGACGACCTGCTGGTCGTGGTGCTGGAACAGGCCATGACCGAAACCGCCCGGCTGGCCGACTACGTGCTGCCCGCCACCACCTTCGCCGAGCACGCCGACCTGTACACCAGCTACGGGCATCACTACCTGGGGTACAACCCGGTCACGCTGCCCGCCCCGGGCGAGGCCCGCCCGAACTCCTGGGTGATGCAGGAACTCGCCCGGCGCCTGGGCGTCACCGAACCCAGCATGTACTGGACCATGGATGAGCTCCTGGCCCACCTGCTGGACACCGACCACCCGCACCTGAGCGGCATCACCCCGGAGCGCCTGAAGGCCGAGGGCAGCGTCCGCCTGAATCTCCCCGAGGTGTTCCTGCCCTACGCCCACGGTGCGGAAACGCCCGGCGGGAAGGTGCAGCTCACGCCCGCCCCCACCTACTCCGACCCGCACGAGCACGCCGGCCCGGAATGGCCACTGCACCTGATCACGCCGCCCGCGCACCACTTCCTGAACAGCACCTACGGCCTGCTGCCGAACCTCACGCGCGCCGAGGGCAGCGAACCGCACGTGCTGATGCACCCCGAAGACGCCGCCACCCACGGCCTCCAGGACGGGCAGCTGGGCACGCTGCGCAGCGAGGTGGGGGAGATCACGCGCCGCATCCGCGTGTCCGACGCCACGCAGCCCGGCACGCTGGTCCTGGAAGGCACCTGGTGGGGCCTGTCCGCCCCGGACGGCCGCAGCGTGAACGAGGTCACCGCCCAGACCCTCACGGACCTGGGCGGCGGCAGCACCTTTCACAGCATGCGCGTGGCCGTCACGCCCGTGCAGGCCGAGCAGCCGGACCCCGTCAGCGCCGCCGACTGA
- a CDS encoding segregation and condensation protein A: MTAPSLPPPPVESLPRAGGPFQVQLPAFQGTLTELASALRTGRVGPGEVPLLALTREVLAWVGGLTGGSAAGWAEAQPDLLPALAQVIALKARLLLPQPDPEEPGPDDDFGELEELVAGVEALAELDALVGFLAARRAAREGLIPARPFPVDLPRRPAKRTPRGSLEKLVKAAQQAVRQVEVPLLARDRLTLADALVALRAFGSRLRTFTFRGVPAQDWGERTTYFAALLEGVKEGRFSVEQPGSYREITVHCHEPAS, translated from the coding sequence GTGACCGCGCCGAGCCTGCCCCCCCCGCCCGTGGAGAGCCTCCCACGGGCCGGGGGGCCCTTCCAGGTGCAGCTCCCGGCGTTTCAGGGCACCCTGACCGAGTTGGCCTCCGCACTGCGGACCGGGCGGGTGGGTCCCGGGGAGGTGCCGCTGCTGGCCCTGACGCGGGAGGTGCTGGCCTGGGTGGGTGGCCTGACGGGGGGCAGTGCGGCCGGGTGGGCGGAGGCGCAGCCGGACCTGCTGCCGGCACTGGCGCAGGTGATCGCGCTGAAGGCCCGGCTGCTGCTCCCGCAGCCCGACCCCGAGGAGCCCGGCCCGGACGACGATTTCGGCGAGCTGGAGGAACTGGTGGCGGGCGTGGAGGCCCTGGCGGAACTGGACGCCCTGGTGGGGTTCCTGGCGGCCCGGCGCGCCGCGCGCGAGGGCCTGATTCCGGCGCGGCCTTTCCCGGTGGACCTGCCGCGCCGGCCGGCGAAACGCACGCCGCGCGGCAGCCTGGAAAAACTGGTGAAGGCGGCGCAGCAGGCGGTGCGGCAGGTGGAGGTGCCGCTGCTGGCCCGTGACCGCCTGACGCTGGCGGACGCGCTGGTGGCGCTGCGGGCGTTCGGGTCGCGGCTGCGGACCTTCACGTTCCGGGGCGTGCCCGCGCAGGACTGGGGCGAGCGGACCACGTACTTCGCGGCGCTGCTGGAGGGCGTGAAGGAGGGCCGCTTTAGCGTGGAACAGCCCGGCAGTTACAGGGAGATCACCGTGCACTGCCACGAGCCGGCCAGCTGA
- a CDS encoding enoyl-CoA hydratase/isomerase family protein, whose amino-acid sequence MTSFDEFEFRNIQVDRHGGLAVLTVDRPKALNALSADTFVEIAEALDLLMEDPEVGTLIVTGGGEKAFVAGADISELAAMEGVYAGREASLAGQDVMHQLTSLPIPTIAAINGYALGGGLELALACDIRVASGTARLGLPEVTLGLLPGYGGTQRLARLIGAGRALDLMLTARQVKAEEALAMGLVNYVADNALTKAREIAETMLKNGPIAMSLVKEAVRRGLDTTLEGGLEIEADLFGMAMSTQDFREGTRAFLDKRRAEFKGE is encoded by the coding sequence ATGACCTCCTTCGATGAATTCGAGTTCCGCAACATCCAGGTGGACCGGCACGGCGGTCTCGCCGTCCTGACGGTGGACCGCCCCAAGGCCCTCAACGCCCTGAGCGCCGACACCTTCGTCGAGATCGCCGAGGCGCTCGACCTTCTGATGGAAGACCCGGAGGTCGGCACCCTGATCGTCACCGGGGGAGGCGAGAAGGCCTTCGTGGCCGGCGCCGACATCAGCGAACTGGCCGCCATGGAAGGCGTCTACGCCGGCCGGGAAGCCTCGCTGGCCGGGCAGGACGTCATGCACCAGCTCACCAGCCTGCCCATCCCCACCATCGCCGCCATCAACGGCTACGCGCTGGGCGGCGGGCTGGAACTCGCGCTGGCCTGCGACATCCGCGTGGCCTCCGGCACCGCCCGCCTGGGCCTGCCGGAAGTGACGCTGGGCCTGCTGCCCGGCTACGGCGGCACGCAGCGCCTTGCCCGGCTGATCGGCGCGGGGCGCGCCCTGGACCTGATGCTCACCGCCCGGCAGGTCAAGGCGGAAGAAGCCCTGGCCATGGGTCTGGTGAACTACGTGGCCGACAACGCCCTGACCAAAGCCCGCGAGATCGCCGAGACCATGCTGAAAAACGGGCCCATCGCCATGAGCCTGGTGAAGGAAGCGGTCCGCCGCGGCCTGGACACCACCCTGGAAGGCGGCCTGGAGATCGAGGCGGACCTCTTCGGCATGGCGATGTCCACCCAGGACTTCCGGGAAGGCACCCGCGCCTTCCTGGACAAGCGCCGCGCGGAGTTCAAGGGTGAGTGA
- a CDS encoding S-layer homology domain-containing protein yields MRKTTMIAATLALTLGAAGAQTTATTTTTTQVTLTDVPAGHWAKDAVDAIVRCGLIQGFPDGTFRGNENLTRYQAALIFHRLLTSGAIASCGFSQTDTTAIVKGMQEVSAELAAISARVTDLEKASADQAARIAALEERINALNAGAGSADLTALNARIDALELAVRNIPAGPQGPAGPAGPAGPAGPAGPAGPAGATTTPEPVVTTPVVTTPVVIGEEPVVDIAVRNLYAGVGLGMQSSATNCYIPRAGGTAVPFCFSVGGVLGSKSLIGPVGARVSFDYIPAFNAFRGDVNAMYHLDAGGMINPYIGAGLGLSSGQSRTNANASATDTYANLILGTDIMFTDSLGAFVEANGRYYLSNNSAATGLAAGANNGIGFGVKAGVKFFF; encoded by the coding sequence ATGCGCAAAACGACGATGATCGCTGCCACGCTCGCCCTGACCCTCGGCGCCGCCGGAGCCCAGACCACCGCCACGACCACCACCACCACGCAGGTCACCCTGACCGACGTTCCGGCTGGCCACTGGGCCAAGGACGCCGTGGACGCCATCGTCCGCTGCGGCCTGATCCAGGGCTTCCCCGACGGCACCTTCCGCGGCAACGAGAACCTCACCCGCTACCAGGCCGCACTGATCTTCCACCGCCTCCTGACCAGCGGCGCCATCGCCTCCTGCGGCTTCAGCCAGACCGACACGACCGCCATCGTCAAGGGCATGCAGGAAGTCAGCGCCGAACTGGCCGCCATTAGCGCCCGCGTCACCGACCTTGAGAAGGCCAGCGCCGATCAGGCCGCCCGCATCGCCGCCCTCGAGGAGCGCATCAACGCCCTGAACGCCGGGGCCGGCAGCGCCGACCTCACCGCCCTCAACGCCCGCATCGACGCGCTCGAACTGGCCGTCCGCAACATCCCCGCCGGTCCCCAGGGTCCTGCCGGTCCTGCGGGCCCCGCCGGTCCTGCGGGCCCTGCCGGTCCTGCGGGCCCCGCCGGCGCCACGACCACCCCGGAACCCGTCGTGACCACCCCCGTCGTGACCACTCCCGTCGTCATCGGCGAGGAGCCCGTCGTGGACATCGCTGTGCGCAACCTGTACGCCGGTGTGGGCCTCGGCATGCAGAGCTCCGCGACCAACTGCTACATCCCCCGTGCGGGCGGCACCGCCGTGCCCTTCTGCTTCAGCGTGGGCGGCGTGCTCGGCAGCAAGAGCCTGATCGGGCCGGTCGGCGCTCGCGTCTCCTTCGACTACATCCCGGCCTTCAACGCCTTCCGCGGTGACGTGAACGCGATGTACCACCTGGATGCCGGTGGCATGATCAACCCCTACATCGGCGCCGGTCTGGGCCTGAGCAGCGGGCAGAGCCGCACCAACGCCAACGCTTCCGCCACCGACACCTACGCCAACCTGATTCTCGGCACGGACATCATGTTCACCGACAGCCTGGGCGCCTTCGTGGAAGCCAACGGCCGCTACTACCTGAGCAACAACAGCGCGGCGACCGGCCTTGCCGCCGGCGCGAACAACGGCATCGGCTTCGGCGTCAAAGCCGGCGTGAAGTTCTTCTTCTAA
- the recJ gene encoding single-stranded-DNA-specific exonuclease RecJ, whose amino-acid sequence MRTWGVSAPLAQVLVGRGVTQDLLTPELSLTPNPALREAAGRIVKAIRDKRRLRIHGDYDADGVSATAVLVLGLRELGADVHGFIPHRLTDGYGLHPDRLAEHAAACDVLVTVDCGVTNLEEVRGLLDLGVEVIVTDHHSPGPDFPRTLVVHPHLTENFDGARHNLTGAGVAYHLLWAVHEELGLPEPSALAPLATLGTIADVAPLVGENRALVQRGLELMAGTELPGLRALMEAGRVKRPSARDVAFVLAPRINAAGRLGEADVALSLLTTNSAHEAARLAEYLEIRNQERRKLQDTMFEQALNIVRPEDPALVVTHEDWHAGVMGIVASKLVDTFHKPVFIVAQGKGSVRSTPGISAVEGLRFSADLLKRFGGHPGAAGFSMDAAQFEAFQGRIHEFVKQFPAPRRTVTLDAALPGKAASSDLLDEVLAFEPFGEGHAPPLWHLRDHLSEVRLVGKRGDTLQFRLGALRGLKFGEPQAAPGEHDLAAQLTSSEWRGQSRLELHGQALRRPERLSMAGPDVPGGHLARLDPRAALARLHAGAAAYATGAVAAYLRDNVPGLTLIQPGEEHPEGTLILYALPDETDLVRWLSGGEVLFALGPKTLSDLEGQFSAFAGVPAPASTDADDLRRVRAARAYRQWQWAHHYRTLDDEGWARSVHAMLGMPVPSVAGVREAALVGAN is encoded by the coding sequence ATGCGCACCTGGGGCGTGTCAGCGCCGCTGGCGCAGGTGCTGGTGGGGCGCGGCGTCACGCAGGACCTGCTGACCCCGGAGCTGAGCCTCACCCCGAACCCGGCGCTGCGTGAGGCGGCCGGGCGGATCGTGAAAGCCATCCGGGACAAGCGCCGCCTGCGGATTCACGGGGATTACGACGCAGACGGCGTGTCCGCGACGGCGGTGCTGGTGCTGGGCCTGCGGGAACTGGGCGCGGACGTGCACGGCTTCATTCCGCACCGCCTGACGGACGGGTACGGCCTGCACCCGGACCGGCTGGCGGAGCATGCCGCGGCCTGCGACGTGCTGGTCACGGTGGACTGCGGTGTCACGAACCTGGAGGAGGTGCGGGGGCTGCTGGACCTGGGGGTGGAGGTGATCGTCACGGACCACCACTCTCCGGGGCCGGACTTCCCGCGCACGCTGGTGGTGCACCCGCACCTGACGGAGAACTTCGATGGGGCTCGGCACAACCTGACGGGCGCGGGCGTCGCCTACCACCTGCTGTGGGCGGTGCACGAGGAACTGGGGCTGCCGGAGCCGTCCGCCCTGGCGCCGCTGGCGACGCTGGGGACGATTGCGGACGTGGCGCCGCTGGTCGGGGAGAACCGGGCGCTGGTGCAGCGCGGCCTGGAGCTGATGGCGGGTACGGAACTGCCGGGGCTGCGGGCCCTGATGGAGGCGGGCCGGGTGAAGCGCCCGAGCGCCCGGGACGTGGCGTTCGTGCTGGCGCCGCGCATCAACGCGGCCGGGCGGCTGGGTGAGGCGGACGTCGCCCTGAGCCTCCTGACCACGAACAGTGCGCACGAGGCTGCGCGACTGGCGGAGTACCTGGAGATCCGCAACCAGGAGCGCCGCAAGTTGCAGGACACGATGTTCGAGCAGGCGCTGAACATCGTGCGGCCGGAGGATCCGGCGCTGGTGGTCACGCACGAGGACTGGCACGCGGGTGTGATGGGGATCGTGGCGAGCAAGCTGGTGGACACCTTTCACAAGCCGGTGTTCATCGTGGCGCAGGGCAAGGGGTCGGTGCGCAGCACGCCCGGGATCAGTGCGGTGGAAGGCCTGCGGTTCAGCGCGGACCTGCTCAAGCGGTTCGGAGGGCACCCGGGCGCGGCGGGCTTCTCGATGGACGCCGCGCAGTTCGAGGCATTCCAGGGCCGCATTCACGAGTTCGTGAAGCAGTTTCCCGCGCCCCGGCGGACGGTGACGCTGGACGCCGCGCTGCCCGGAAAGGCAGCGAGCAGTGACCTGCTGGACGAGGTGCTGGCCTTCGAGCCGTTCGGGGAGGGGCACGCGCCGCCGCTGTGGCACCTGCGCGACCACCTGAGCGAGGTGCGGCTGGTCGGGAAGCGTGGGGACACGCTGCAGTTCCGGCTGGGGGCGCTGCGTGGCCTGAAATTCGGGGAGCCGCAGGCCGCCCCCGGCGAGCATGACCTCGCGGCGCAGCTGACGAGTTCCGAGTGGCGGGGGCAGTCCCGGCTGGAACTGCACGGGCAGGCCCTGCGCCGCCCGGAGAGGCTGTCCATGGCGGGGCCGGACGTGCCGGGCGGGCACCTGGCCCGGCTGGACCCGCGGGCCGCGCTGGCCCGCCTGCATGCGGGGGCCGCGGCGTACGCGACGGGCGCGGTGGCGGCCTACCTGCGGGACAACGTGCCGGGCCTGACGCTGATCCAGCCGGGCGAAGAGCACCCGGAGGGCACCCTGATCCTGTACGCCCTGCCGGACGAGACGGACCTGGTCCGCTGGCTGTCGGGCGGGGAGGTGCTGTTCGCGCTGGGCCCGAAGACCCTGTCGGACCTGGAGGGGCAGTTCAGCGCCTTTGCGGGCGTGCCCGCGCCGGCCAGCACGGACGCCGACGACCTGCGACGGGTTCGGGCAGCCAGGGCGTACCGGCAGTGGCAGTGGGCGCACCACTACCGCACGCTGGACGACGAGGGCTGGGCGCGCAGCGTTCACGCGATGCTGGGGATGCCGGTGCCCTCAGTGGCAGGGGTGCGGGAGGCTGCTCTGGTGGGCGCCAACTGA
- a CDS encoding SIS domain-containing protein: MTALLSLLQALPGSYAGPTRPEPAPHALIGVGEGTLGASLARILVGTTLTHSGTQFVISSPDARSAATDYADLAEVAGAGVRRVGTAGTPEEIDVLIPSGPLSAYHAAQYVAHASGHADQAAQADALLTQLAQTCHPGIETGNPARDLAWSLWGRLPLLLAAPEAEALPGAWQHLLARTAKTLSVPMLGDPLALATGAFEAQHEKGDAKVALILGDPDPALHLTREILDSRIDEVIHVPYPAGAESGYAGQLALWYFGAWVAAYLAERYDMPAEDTDVLRRAQNVLSGEDDDRLGLEAPTRPARPQDDDDDFDEVAGDLDDDEDDE, encoded by the coding sequence ATGACCGCGCTTCTTTCCCTCCTGCAGGCCCTGCCCGGCAGCTACGCCGGCCCCACCCGCCCCGAACCCGCCCCGCACGCCCTGATCGGCGTGGGCGAGGGCACCCTCGGCGCCAGCCTCGCCCGGATCCTCGTCGGGACGACCCTCACGCACAGCGGCACGCAGTTCGTCATCAGCAGCCCCGACGCCCGCAGCGCCGCCACCGACTACGCCGATCTCGCCGAGGTCGCCGGAGCCGGCGTGCGCCGCGTCGGCACCGCCGGCACCCCTGAAGAGATCGACGTCCTGATCCCCAGCGGCCCCCTCAGCGCCTACCACGCCGCGCAGTACGTCGCACACGCCAGCGGCCACGCCGACCAGGCCGCTCAGGCCGACGCCCTCCTCACGCAACTCGCGCAGACCTGCCACCCCGGCATCGAGACCGGCAACCCCGCCCGGGACCTCGCGTGGTCCCTGTGGGGCCGCCTGCCCCTGCTGCTCGCCGCGCCCGAAGCCGAGGCGCTGCCCGGCGCGTGGCAGCACCTGCTCGCCCGCACCGCCAAGACCCTGAGCGTCCCCATGCTCGGCGACCCCCTGGCGCTCGCCACCGGCGCCTTCGAGGCGCAGCACGAGAAAGGCGACGCGAAGGTCGCCCTGATCCTCGGCGACCCGGACCCCGCCCTGCACCTCACCCGCGAGATCCTCGACTCCCGGATCGACGAGGTCATCCACGTCCCGTACCCCGCCGGCGCGGAATCCGGGTACGCCGGGCAGCTGGCCCTGTGGTACTTCGGCGCCTGGGTCGCCGCGTACCTCGCCGAGCGCTACGACATGCCTGCCGAGGACACCGACGTGCTGCGCCGCGCCCAGAACGTCCTCAGCGGCGAGGACGACGACCGCCTGGGTCTGGAGGCCCCCACCCGCCCCGCCCGCCCGCAGGACGACGATGACGATTTCGACGAGGTCGCCGGCGACCTGGACGATGACGAGGACGACGAGTAA
- a CDS encoding peptidylprolyl isomerase — MNKKTLVNGMLLVLALLLVVGMAYQFTPAIGNLMGSGGSSSKGGTPALKVNGSTITVEELDAMKRGNPILSSTDGGVLEDDFKIYMVDQQVQQKLLVAAASDVKVSRDDVNAEITKIREANDLTDNQKYQDALQQAGISDAELREQVKQQLAVQRKVEALKAAVPAATEAEAKFYYDQNKELFQNDARIVGRWIVVKDAKKAAELLKQARGGADFAQLASANSEQNKDRGGALGPIENGKPKPVTAVTLPTEVANAAFALEQGGLTDVVTTGGKSYIVKVEEYLAPTTKPFAEAKADAVKAVDEQKKNQATEEWFDKLRDGAKVEVVDPAWKTENPVVATVAGKEILYSEIIGQVVNNQQVAGLLQQVPAEQASGLVNGMLKPGLVTQTINAYATPVLVKRLNLAITGTRQEQVAALSAYGARNVQVTDADIEAYYQQNKAQFETAASATIAEASFKTQAAAEAFRSSWNGQGDFVQAASKAGGTVSERGEVTGGGETLSAELNAAAFDQPGRNVGAGTLSPVTKSGERFSVLYVTDLKPKTTEPLSAVRSEIRAQVLASKQAEAGQKFIDTQVATLKPVNNLQKILDAQAKRVAAAAPKKPAATEEKDGAAGTATPEGSTDAPAAEGGEAAPPAQE, encoded by the coding sequence GTGAACAAGAAGACCCTCGTGAACGGCATGCTGCTCGTTCTGGCCCTGCTCCTCGTGGTCGGCATGGCCTACCAGTTCACGCCCGCCATCGGCAACCTGATGGGGTCCGGCGGCTCGTCCAGTAAGGGCGGCACCCCGGCCCTGAAAGTGAACGGCTCGACCATCACGGTCGAGGAACTCGACGCGATGAAGCGCGGCAACCCCATCCTGAGCAGCACCGACGGCGGCGTGCTCGAAGACGACTTCAAGATCTACATGGTGGACCAGCAGGTGCAGCAGAAGCTGCTCGTGGCGGCCGCCTCCGACGTGAAGGTCTCCCGCGACGACGTGAACGCCGAGATCACCAAGATCCGTGAAGCGAACGACCTGACCGACAACCAGAAGTACCAGGACGCCCTGCAGCAGGCCGGCATCTCCGACGCCGAACTGCGTGAACAGGTCAAGCAGCAGCTGGCCGTGCAGCGCAAGGTCGAGGCCCTGAAGGCCGCGGTGCCCGCCGCGACCGAGGCCGAAGCGAAGTTCTACTACGACCAGAACAAGGAGCTGTTTCAGAACGACGCCCGCATCGTGGGCCGCTGGATCGTCGTGAAGGACGCCAAGAAGGCCGCCGAGCTGCTGAAGCAGGCCAGGGGCGGCGCGGACTTCGCGCAGCTGGCCAGTGCCAACAGCGAGCAGAACAAGGACCGCGGCGGGGCGCTGGGCCCCATCGAGAACGGCAAGCCCAAGCCCGTGACCGCCGTGACCCTGCCCACCGAGGTCGCCAACGCCGCCTTTGCGCTGGAACAGGGCGGCCTGACGGACGTCGTCACGACCGGTGGGAAGTCCTACATCGTGAAGGTCGAGGAGTACCTCGCGCCCACCACCAAACCCTTCGCCGAGGCCAAGGCCGACGCGGTCAAGGCCGTGGACGAGCAGAAGAAGAACCAGGCCACCGAGGAATGGTTCGACAAACTGCGTGACGGCGCCAAGGTCGAGGTCGTGGACCCCGCCTGGAAGACCGAGAACCCGGTCGTGGCGACGGTGGCCGGCAAGGAGATCCTGTACTCCGAGATCATCGGCCAGGTCGTGAACAACCAGCAGGTCGCCGGCCTGCTGCAGCAGGTCCCGGCCGAGCAGGCCTCCGGCCTGGTGAACGGCATGCTCAAGCCCGGTCTGGTGACCCAGACCATCAACGCCTACGCCACCCCCGTGCTCGTCAAGCGCCTGAATCTGGCGATCACCGGCACGCGTCAGGAGCAGGTCGCGGCCCTGTCCGCGTACGGCGCCCGCAACGTGCAGGTCACCGACGCCGACATCGAGGCGTACTACCAGCAGAACAAGGCGCAGTTCGAGACGGCCGCCAGCGCCACCATCGCCGAGGCGAGCTTCAAGACGCAGGCGGCCGCCGAGGCCTTCCGCAGCAGCTGGAACGGCCAGGGTGACTTCGTGCAGGCGGCCAGCAAGGCGGGCGGCACGGTCAGCGAACGCGGTGAGGTGACCGGCGGCGGCGAGACGCTGAGCGCCGAACTGAACGCTGCGGCCTTCGACCAGCCGGGCCGGAACGTCGGCGCGGGCACCCTGTCGCCCGTCACGAAGTCCGGCGAGCGTTTCAGCGTGCTGTACGTCACGGACCTGAAGCCCAAGACGACCGAGCCGCTCAGCGCGGTGCGCAGCGAGATCCGCGCGCAGGTGCTGGCGAGCAAGCAGGCCGAGGCCGGGCAGAAGTTCATCGACACCCAGGTCGCCACGCTCAAGCCCGTGAACAACCTGCAGAAGATCCTGGACGCCCAGGCCAAGCGCGTGGCGGCCGCCGCGCCCAAGAAGCCCGCCGCGACCGAGGAGAAGGACGGCGCCGCCGGCACCGCCACCCCCGAGGGCAGCACGGACGCCCCCGCGGCGGAAGGCGGCGAGGCCGCGCCCCCCGCCCAGGAGTAA
- the trpS gene encoding tryptophan--tRNA ligase, with product MPRVFSGIQPTGAPHIGNYFGAMQNYVTLGEQFGKNSLYCVVDLHAITNPAASDPRELAGRTFDMAVANFAAGLDPAKVVFFAQSHVPEHQELSWVFTCLTPVGELERMTQYKDKAAQYESVPSGLLMYPVLMAADILLYKADTVPVGDDQTQHIELTREIARKFNHHYGETFPEPKAVYNQGAVRVPGVDGHGKMSKSKGEASTIGILEPLDSIWQKLRAAPTDPQRVRRTDPGNPEVCLIFDYHKLFSDLDTIQLVDVGCRTAGIGCVDCKKKLMEGVTAHLEPLQERAEGLRADPDYVRDALRQGAQEARAIAAPIMDEVRHKVGFLKL from the coding sequence ATGCCGCGCGTGTTTTCAGGAATTCAGCCCACCGGGGCGCCTCACATCGGGAATTATTTCGGGGCCATGCAGAACTACGTGACGCTGGGCGAGCAGTTCGGGAAGAACAGCCTGTACTGCGTGGTGGACCTGCACGCGATCACCAACCCGGCCGCCAGCGACCCGCGGGAACTGGCGGGCCGGACCTTCGACATGGCCGTCGCGAACTTCGCGGCGGGGCTGGACCCGGCCAAGGTGGTGTTCTTCGCGCAGTCGCACGTGCCGGAGCACCAGGAGCTGAGCTGGGTGTTCACCTGTCTCACGCCGGTGGGTGAGCTGGAGCGCATGACGCAGTACAAGGACAAGGCCGCGCAGTATGAGAGCGTGCCCTCGGGCCTGCTGATGTACCCGGTGCTGATGGCCGCGGACATCCTGCTGTACAAGGCCGACACCGTCCCGGTCGGGGACGACCAGACCCAGCACATCGAACTGACCCGCGAGATCGCCCGCAAGTTCAACCACCACTACGGCGAGACCTTCCCCGAACCGAAGGCCGTGTACAACCAGGGCGCCGTGCGCGTGCCCGGCGTGGACGGGCACGGCAAGATGAGCAAGAGCAAGGGCGAGGCCAGCACCATCGGGATTCTGGAACCGCTGGACAGCATCTGGCAGAAACTGCGCGCGGCGCCCACCGATCCGCAGCGGGTGCGCCGCACCGACCCCGGGAACCCGGAGGTGTGCCTGATCTTCGACTACCACAAGCTGTTCAGCGACCTGGATACCATCCAGCTGGTGGACGTGGGCTGCCGCACCGCCGGGATCGGCTGCGTGGACTGCAAGAAGAAACTGATGGAGGGCGTCACCGCGCACCTGGAGCCGCTTCAGGAGCGGGCGGAAGGGCTGCGGGCTGACCCGGATTACGTGCGCGACGCCCTGCGTCAGGGCGCGCAGGAGGCCCGCGCGATCGCCGCGCCGATCATGGACGAGGTGCGGCACAAGGTCGGTTTCCTGAAACTGTGA